In Necator americanus strain Aroian chromosome IV, whole genome shotgun sequence, the following proteins share a genomic window:
- a CDS encoding hypothetical protein (NECATOR_CHRIV.G15668.T2), with product MLSKLPSRSFRILWRTPTSSTFQSRSYSWNNPFSNGPRFAGQIVVAASCAMGFIALDPFRIRTAHAEAQPTEEKLTPPIRKDLPVFKKEEVKKHGKGAERIWVTYKSGVYDVTDFAESHPGGNKILLAAGGSVEPFWALYAQHKTEEVMEILEELRIGSLDPSEVEISKEVDASDPFSTDPERHPALIVNQQRPFNAETPPSLAMDNFRTPNDLFFVRNHMPVPKIDAKNHRLSVEGLGVKRLMNISVDHLKRNFEPVSVTAAIQCAGNRRENMNKYKKCQGLMWKENAISNAEWTGVRLRDLLLLAGVNPNDPRIKYVHLEGADADTEGQCYGASIPFEKAMSSETIVAYSMNGTDIPRDHGAPLRCVVPGFVGARQVKWLKTIRLSDVESPSHWQQKDYRVFSTSTNLGDDLDWKSVYSIQEYPVQSAFCIPPPGTKVERAEGTVDVGGYAWSGGGRGIIRVEVSGDGGKTWQLAELEQDESQDVDHMWSWTLFRASIKIPEGADKMELVVKATDRAYNTQPETPSGIWNLRGLINNAWHRVEVEIVD from the exons ATGTTATCGAAGCTTCCAAGTCGGAGCTTTCGCATTCTATGGCGAACTCCAACATCTTCTACGTTTCAAAGTCGAAGTTACAGCTGGAATAATCCGTTTTCGAATG GACCGCGATTTGCTGGCCAGATAGTTGTTGCTGCTTCTTGCGCAATGGGTTTCATAGCATTAGACCCATTTCGAATCCGAACTGCTCATGCAGAAGCCCAACCCACAGAGGAGAAACTGACACCTCCAATCAGGAAAGATTTGCctgtcttcaaaaaagaagaagtaaaaaagcaCGGAAAAGGTGCGGAAAGGATATGGGTAACATACAAATCG GGAGTGTACGATGTAACCGACTTCGCCGAGTCACATCCTGGTGGTAACAAAATATTACTCGCTGCTGGTGGGTCAGTTGAACCATTTTGGGCGCTCTACGCTCAACACAAAACTGAGGAG GTAATGGAAATACTTGAGGAACTTCGGATTGGGAGTCTAGATCCTAGTGAGGTTGAAATTTCGAAGGAG GTCGATGCCTCCGATCCGTTTTCTACCGATCCAGAACGACATCCTGCATTAATTGTCAATCAGCAACGTCCCTTTAATGCTGAAACACCTCCATCTCTTGCTATGGATAACTTTCGAACACCGAATGATCTTTTCTTCGTCCGAAATCATATGCCTGTTCCAAAG ATCGATGCGAAGAACCACAGGTTATCGGTGGAGGGGTTGGGAGTGAAACGCCTCATGAACATTTCAGTTGACCatttaaaaaggaattttGAACCAGTATCAGTCACGGCTGCAATTCAGTGCGCCGGTAATCGTcgagaaaatatgaataa GTACAAAAAATGTCAAGGGTTAATGTGGAAAGAAAATGCGATAAGTAATGCTGAATGGACTGGTGTTCGATTGCGA GACTTACTTTTACTGGCTGGAGTAAACCCAAACGATCCGAGAATAAAGTATGTTCATTTAGAAGGAGCCGACGCTGACACCGAAG GTCAGTGTTACGGTGCGTCAATACCCTTTGAGAAGGCTATGAGCTCAGAGACCATTGTTGCATACAGTATGAATGGTACTGACATTCCTCGTGATCATGGAGCACCACTAAGATGTGTTGTACCTG GATTCGTTGGAGCGAGGCAAGTGAAGTGGCTCAAAACGATACGCCTTAGTGATGTAGAAAGTCCAAGTCATTGGCAGCAAAAAGACTACAG GGTTTTTTCAACTAGTACAAATCTTGGCGATGACCTTGACTGGAAATCTGTGTATTCAATACAGGAATACCCAGTTCAGTCGGCTTTTTGTATTCCTCCACCTGGAACAAAGGTTGAGAGAG CTGAAGGGACGGTAGATGTTGGTGGTTATGCTTGGAGTGGTGGTGGTCGTGGTATTATTCGTGTAGAAGTAAGCGGTGATGGCGGTAAAACTTGGCAACTAGCTGAGTTAGAACAGGATGAAAGCCAAGATGTT GATCACATGTGGTCTTGGACACTTTTCCGTGCCAGTATTAAGATCCCTGAAGGAGCAGATAAGATGGAACTAGTAGTTAAAGCGACAGATCg TGCGTACAACACACAGCCGGAAACACCCTCTGGAATATGGAATTTAAGAGGACTAATAAATAATGCTTGGCACAGAGTCGAAGTGGAGATCGTGGACTAA
- a CDS encoding hypothetical protein (NECATOR_CHRIV.G15668.T1), with amino-acid sequence MNNGSSVTVVVEICYRSFQVGAFAFYGELQHLLRFKVEVTAGIIRFRMPVQCAQNCLRPHPILKPPGEPSSRSSGLLKMRQGYYNFFVAIRMLRSSHPNNAGKGQIVSEYEDQTQLCLELPNRPRFAGQIVVAASCAMGFIALDPFRIRTAHAEAQPTEEKLTPPIRKDLPVFKKEEVKKHGKGAERIWVTYKSGVYDVTDFAESHPGGNKILLAAGGSVEPFWALYAQHKTEEVMEILEELRIGSLDPSEVEISKEVDASDPFSTDPERHPALIVNQQRPFNAETPPSLAMDNFRTPNDLFFVRNHMPVPKIDAKNHRLSVEGLGVKRLMNISVDHLKRNFEPVSVTAAIQCAGNRRENMNKYKKCQGLMWKENAISNAEWTGVRLRDLLLLAGVNPNDPRIKYVHLEGADADTEGQCYGASIPFEKAMSSETIVAYSMNGTDIPRDHGAPLRCVVPGFVGARQVKWLKTIRLSDVESPSHWQQKDYRVFSTSTNLGDDLDWKSVYSIQEYPVQSAFCIPPPGTKVERAEGTVDVGGYAWSGGGRGIIRVEVSGDGGKTWQLAELEQDESQDVDHMWSWTLFRASIKIPEGADKMELVVKATDRAYNTQPETPSGIWNLRGLINNAWHRVEVEIVD; translated from the exons TAGTTGTGGAGATATGTTATCGAAGCTTCCAAGTCGGAGCTTTCGCATTCTATGGCGAACTCCAACATCTTCTACGTTTCAAAGTCGAAGTTACAGCTGGAATAATCCGTTTTCGAATG CCAGTACAATGTGCACAAAACTGTCTTCGTCCTCATCCGATCTTAAAACCACCAGGAGAGCCATCGTCGAGAAG CAGCGGTTTGCTGAAAATGCGACAAGGttactacaatttttttgtcgCTATTCGGATGCTTAGGTCATCACATCCAAATAATGCTGGTAAAGGCCAAATAGTGAGCGAGTATGAGGATCAAACACAACTGTGTCTCGAGCTGCCAAACC GACCGCGATTTGCTGGCCAGATAGTTGTTGCTGCTTCTTGCGCAATGGGTTTCATAGCATTAGACCCATTTCGAATCCGAACTGCTCATGCAGAAGCCCAACCCACAGAGGAGAAACTGACACCTCCAATCAGGAAAGATTTGCctgtcttcaaaaaagaagaagtaaaaaagcaCGGAAAAGGTGCGGAAAGGATATGGGTAACATACAAATCG GGAGTGTACGATGTAACCGACTTCGCCGAGTCACATCCTGGTGGTAACAAAATATTACTCGCTGCTGGTGGGTCAGTTGAACCATTTTGGGCGCTCTACGCTCAACACAAAACTGAGGAG GTAATGGAAATACTTGAGGAACTTCGGATTGGGAGTCTAGATCCTAGTGAGGTTGAAATTTCGAAGGAG GTCGATGCCTCCGATCCGTTTTCTACCGATCCAGAACGACATCCTGCATTAATTGTCAATCAGCAACGTCCCTTTAATGCTGAAACACCTCCATCTCTTGCTATGGATAACTTTCGAACACCGAATGATCTTTTCTTCGTCCGAAATCATATGCCTGTTCCAAAG ATCGATGCGAAGAACCACAGGTTATCGGTGGAGGGGTTGGGAGTGAAACGCCTCATGAACATTTCAGTTGACCatttaaaaaggaattttGAACCAGTATCAGTCACGGCTGCAATTCAGTGCGCCGGTAATCGTcgagaaaatatgaataa GTACAAAAAATGTCAAGGGTTAATGTGGAAAGAAAATGCGATAAGTAATGCTGAATGGACTGGTGTTCGATTGCGA GACTTACTTTTACTGGCTGGAGTAAACCCAAACGATCCGAGAATAAAGTATGTTCATTTAGAAGGAGCCGACGCTGACACCGAAG GTCAGTGTTACGGTGCGTCAATACCCTTTGAGAAGGCTATGAGCTCAGAGACCATTGTTGCATACAGTATGAATGGTACTGACATTCCTCGTGATCATGGAGCACCACTAAGATGTGTTGTACCTG GATTCGTTGGAGCGAGGCAAGTGAAGTGGCTCAAAACGATACGCCTTAGTGATGTAGAAAGTCCAAGTCATTGGCAGCAAAAAGACTACAG GGTTTTTTCAACTAGTACAAATCTTGGCGATGACCTTGACTGGAAATCTGTGTATTCAATACAGGAATACCCAGTTCAGTCGGCTTTTTGTATTCCTCCACCTGGAACAAAGGTTGAGAGAG CTGAAGGGACGGTAGATGTTGGTGGTTATGCTTGGAGTGGTGGTGGTCGTGGTATTATTCGTGTAGAAGTAAGCGGTGATGGCGGTAAAACTTGGCAACTAGCTGAGTTAGAACAGGATGAAAGCCAAGATGTT GATCACATGTGGTCTTGGACACTTTTCCGTGCCAGTATTAAGATCCCTGAAGGAGCAGATAAGATGGAACTAGTAGTTAAAGCGACAGATCg TGCGTACAACACACAGCCGGAAACACCCTCTGGAATATGGAATTTAAGAGGACTAATAAATAATGCTTGGCACAGAGTCGAAGTGGAGATCGTGGACTAA